CAGCAGGCTCTGGTGGCAGCTGAAGGGAAACATTGGAGATAGTTTGCAAAAGAAAAACTCGATCCCCAGCCCATGTAGAAGAATTACACTCTACACCCTCTTCATCACCttgtccatctgttccttctgAAAAGCCGCATCATCAAAAACACACATTCAAGAACTGGTTTACCTAGGGCAGTAGTTACAATTGAAACCACGCTACTAAGAGCAATAAGTAGAGACGTAAGCGAGTTAGTTTAGATGCCGTATAATGAAAACTGGCTAACCTTGCAAGTCATTTTTGTCTAGCAACTGCCAATGATGGTGAAGAAACTCCCATTCGACAGACTTTGGAAGAAAAACTGACACCTCTGAAAGAAGAAACCAAGCCCCGGCAGGAGCTGTCCATTTATTTATTGGCATTGAACGGTTTAACCAGAGTGATTCAGATTCCTTTATGATACTCTGCAGCGCAAGGGCAACTCTTGGTTTCAGTTGCTTCTTCTTGCCCAAACTTACACATATTTTCTTTACCCAAGGGGAAACCTCGCTGTTGCAGAGCTCCCTTAGGAGAACCAAAACTCCTTCTGGAAACAACGCTTCAATGTCTCTGTCTAGATCTTTTGAGCTAGAGCTCCAGTTGTCTGGGAGAGAAGCACTGCCCTGAGAAAGGGAATTTCCCGCTCGCGATATTCTCTCCAGGACTAGTTCATGAAAGACATTCTCGCATTCTTCTTGGATGCTAGTTTCATTGTCCACGACCATCCGAGGGACAGAATGTAACCATTCAGTGGTTACAACTTCATCTGTACATATTCTGAAGGCCTACAGTGAACAGAAAAAGACAATGATTTACATTATCAAATAAAGAAAAGGGAGCGAGAGGCATATGAACAAGTCACTGATTTAACCTATATTTAGAAATAAGTTAGACAAGATTTTAGTACTAGCAAAAGAAACAATTGTTATACGTTCCCTCATTCATCCAAATGACTAAGACGCacaatcattcattcattcatatAGAACATTTCGGCCCTCCAAATTTGGTTTCCTCAAATTTAAGATAGTAAAAGACAAAGCATACTCGTATCAAAGTAAGGGAGAAGGAAGACACTGAGTCACAGAAAACATACCACGGAAAGAGCTGAAATTGCAGCCTTTCTAATACTTATGAGCGGATCAGAACAAGATGTACCCAATGTCTTTAGGATACTAACATGAAAGCAACCACCCAAAAGGGATGTCAATTTTGTAACTAGAAGAAGAGCTGCTCTCCTGGTAGCCGCCTTCTCATCCACACATCTCTTCTTCAAAAGGTCAGTTATTCTACCTTTTCCCTCTGAAGTCTCACCACCAGTAAACCCAAGGGTTTGTTTCAGGATCGACCTACTCCTTCCATCACCAGACAAAAACCCCACAACTTGAGCCAAGTTGGACAAAGCTCGAGCTCTAATTAAAGCGCTTGAATCTGAACACCGCTGCACTAAGGCATTAACACAACCCAATCCCCACGAGTCTTCCACGCTATCCTCTGAACTAATACTTCCAAAGGGGTTTCCTAATGAGCTCATCATCAAAGGTATAAGATCAACAGCTAATATCCTCAGATTAGATTTCCCTTGACCCATCTTCATCACAAAATCAACAAACTCCGATTGGTCCTCAACCTCCATTGCCTTTACTATCTCCAGTATCGCCTCCACAGCAAACCCACGCGGCTCAGCCTTCTCAGGCGCCTTGTGAACCAAAAACTTAGGCAAATTACAAACAACTTTTTTCAACTCAGAGTTATCTTTAGCCAAACCCATAATCTTCCTTGACACAAATCCCAACGCGAAGCTTCTCGCCTGATGCTTCCCCATCAAAAGCAACGGTGTCAAAGACTTCGAAATCTCAGCGGCTGTCAGAGCTCAACACTCCACCCAGAATCCTCCCGCACATTTCCATCAATCGATCGTAATTCAAAACCTAGTAAAGGAATCTCGCTCACAGTCTGTACCAAAGACTTCAAGCTATCGGGAAATCTATCCAAATGAACAAAGCCCAGAACCGAGCCCAGACGCTCCAGCACTCTAAACACCAACTTCGCATCGAACCCACCCTCTTCCGTTTCGTCCCCATCTTCACGCCCTGGGTTTCTAGCGTTCTTCCTCGAACCACCACCGCgtcctctcttcttcttgttcccTTGAGACGACGCCGCAGCTCCCGAATCCTCCCGGCGACGAGGTTTGAGGTAGCGGCGAATCGATCCCAGCAGAGAGAGAAACGCGACGGGGGAGAAGAAAGTGAAAACGGGGCAGAGAGAGATAGGCCTCGGAGGCTAGAATAGCCAGACGGCCGGATTCAACCGGAGAATCCATGGCGGCGGAACGATGAAGCCGTAGAGGAGAGGCTGACGTAGAACCGATCGAGGATTTCATCGTCGTCTGTGTCGAGGAGAGACTTGAGATCCGCGACGAGTTCGTGGTAGTGGGATTCatcgtctcctcctcctccttcgaATCCTGCGATGATTCTAGCGAGCAAAAGCTCCTCATCCATGGCGAGTGATACTGAGAGGACTTGGGATTCTTAGGGTTTTATGTCACTGTTCAAAACATTTTGGGATTCCCGCGATCTGACTGCTCTTAtcgaaatttaaaattgaacaaGGAAATAAAGTTAGGGGCAAATTAAAGAATTTGAGACAAAGTAGAGTCCTTGATGCGTAAACTCGGGTTTGGAGGTTACATGCCTGATTAACCCTAGTCTTTTAATTGCGGTTCTTACCTTCGGGTAAGAGACATTTCTtagtttttgcggttttttataaaaaaaactaacaagcatctcttaaataagagatataacgGCATGATTAACTCTGGTATCTTAGTCGGGgtttttaactcatgatttgacattttttttgtttttttttttacatttttcggctaagagacggctcttatatctcttaccCGAAACTAAAAACCTAAGTTAAGAGACTAAGGTCAATCATGGTCTAAAAGCCGTCTTTTAGCCAAAAagtgtaaaaattaaaaattaaaaaaatatcaaatcatgagttaagaacccgAGCTTAAAAACCggagttaatcatgctctatGGTGTGTACAAACAAGAGTGTATAACCAATATTAGCTGGTACGTAGCTCAAGTAACAGCAAACATAACGTGGTCGACTTTACGATGTTTCAACTCTTTTTgcttcttctctgttttctcATTTATTCCCATTTCTTACAAAGCATCTGGTTCAGGGCCGTGAATGTGGAGCGGTCGATCAGGGCccgaatataaaaataaaattcttaaaaaaaatttcaacaatatatacataaattatagtttaaaacttcaaaatttaaatacagTACATACTAATTTagagtttatataatttataacagaacgttaaacatataaaaaatgttaacaTATTCAGTACATGTTAACATATTTAAAGTGTAGTTGTGTGTTGGACGTATGAGTTTAGATACGATACACTTTTACTCTACACTTTTTAAACAATCAGGGTGGTTTTTGTGATGCTGCCCAAAACCAGAGATCGGTTTTGtcgatacaaaaaaaaaaacatggagcTTCGACAACTCCTCCGTAACTGTTTCGACTTCAAATTCGAATCCCTCTCATCATAAAAACGCTTTAGGCTCAAGCAAAAGCATTTTGATTCAAATTTAAGTAACCCCACACATTTTGTTTTGCCACTTGATGTAATAGTTTGTTCTCAGCAAGTAAATCGATACAAACCAAATTAATTGTTAATTTGAAACCTTCATTATCAGAGGTATGGCATCATACCTTAACTATATTGCCACATAATCAATCAGAAACTTGGAATATACTTATGTTTTTCATGATTTAGTATAAATACGTAATTTAGGTCCTTGAACATCTTTAAGCAAATCAACTTTTTTGCCGTGCTATAAAAAGAATAAACTATCTGGTCACTGCTTACTTTTACGTGGGTAGATAGAATCTTTAGCTTCCATCAATATAGTATATTGGCATATGCAACATTTCCAGTTCGAAAATATACTTCAAAAGTTGTGGCAATAATGACTTACTTATAGAAAACTCAATGAGTTGAATGATTTCAATTTTGATTACTAATATGTACTGATACTATTACCAAAACAGTAATCATGTATCAcaattttatattgttataaatCCAAAAGTGCTACAGTATGTATTAATTCACCTTATATAGTAATCTACTACACCAATTTTATGCGTGTGATCAGGACCGTCTCAATTATTTTTTGGGCCCTGTTCAAAAATATTAGCGATATATTTAAAGCATAATGAAATAGCTTTAAAAACTAATagttctatttatatatatttaacgttcttttataaattatataaactctAAATTAGTCATTActgtatttaaattttgaagttttaggctataatttatgtatatattgttgaaaatttctttaaaatttttatttttatatttagacCATATTCGACCGCTCCACATGCACGTGCTATTAGACGGCCCTGCGTGTGATAATAAACATTTTCTATCTACTAACTCATGGTAATTTAGTTGTTGAAAGACCCTCTTTAATAACTTATCGACTAGACTCTTTAAAAATTAAGCTCAGAGAAGAAAGACGGTTGAAGAAAACCCGAGagaaaaaacatatgaaaagaTCTACTGACTTCTCTCGGTAATTAGGGAGGAAGACATTCAAAGGAGCATTCATTCAAATACACGAAATCAGCAAAGAATTTGAGTTTATAGAGAAAGTCGTTTCTCATATGGTTTATTGTTTTGAGCTGATTTTGATAGTTTTTCTTTGTAATTGAAAGATATCTCTGTAATAAACGTTTTTCAATTAAATAAACTCAACACATTCATATTTTCATATGGAATAAGCTGAGTTTAGATTccacaagaagaagagatttCCGATAGTATAGATTTCTCCAAGGTCAGAATTAGCAGCATGAAATGAAATGTGTGTGAGAAATGGATGCTCATGGCTTAGATCAATGCAATGTATAAAAACATTGGGGGGCAAATCAAACATTTTATGAAAGTTAAGGGGGTTCTTATTAGTTACTTAAAAAATTGGTAGATGTTTCGAATggttgtttgttgttgttaattaataataataatagtaccTTGTCAAATCACcttggtctctctctctctctctctctctctgccccGGCATCGCTTACGGGATAGGCGACGAAAATTTGAATCAGATTcgcctctcttctctctctctctctctctctctccataccCAAACAATACGTCTCGCTTAGGGTTCCTTCCTCCCTCCCATAGATCTGATCGTTTCCCGAGAAAACTCCAGATCACACAGATCAGGTAACCTTTCCTTGTAACACCTGAGATTCATCGACATTTTTGCACCATTCTCTGATGAAAGCTGAATCCATCGATTGAATTTCAGATTCCGAAGGAGAGTGAATCAAGTTTCCAGGTGTTAGTCGCAGCTTCCTCTCCTCATGGTGAGTTTTCGCAATCGATTTCTCATTAGACGGAAACTTGTTGCTGATGATGTTATCACTATTGACTGTGGCTTTTGTTTTGGAGGAAGAGTCGTTGTTGCTCTGGCTCCTCAACGAAGATCACAGCGCCTCATGGGCGGCCATATGCAGCAGAGTAATGCTGCTGCGGCTGCGACGGCGTTGTACGATGGAGCTCTTAACAATGCGCAGGACCTGGAAACGAGGCTGGGGATGCCGTCATGGCGCGGTGGCTCCAGTCCGCTGGTTTACAGCATCTTGGGTCTCCTGTTGCTTCCGCAGGTACTGATCAGCGTCATCTCCCGAACCTTCTCATGCAGGTAGTAACTTCTTCCTTTAGATTCTTGCATATACTTTTATATGGTTTCTTTAGTATGCTCAATTCTTAGCTCTATATGTTTGTGATCagagcatgtatcattcttaattataaagttttggGTATATTTTTTCTGCTAAAGCTTCTAAATGTGTGGAAGTAGGATTCTTAACTGTGTGTCATGTCCATTGGGTTCTATACATGTGATCATcgttttggtcattttttctgttttcagtGGACAACTCCtttatgatatattattttgtattaggGTTATGGAGCACAAACTGCTGAAGAGAAGCAAAGACTTTTCAAATTAATGAGAAATCTTAATTTGAATGGGTAATCTGCTTCTGAGCCGTATACACCCACTGGTCAAACATCAGCAGCTATGCCCCCTTCAGATGGGTTTTATTCACCTGAGTTGAGAGGTGACTTTGGAGCTGGCTTGCTAGATCTTCACGCAATGGATGACACAGAGCTGCTGTCCGAGGTATGTTTGCAAGGGAAATTAAATCACATAACTTTATTATTTTTGCCGGTTTGTGACCACATACGGTAGGATGAGGAATATCTTTGAGCTCTATCTTGGTTGttgctacttttttttttgttaacaccCCCTTTACAATCTTTTATTGACGCTCACCTACCGGCTATGTATGATTCAGCCCCATTATAATCATCTTTTGGACATAAACTTAGTCGGCTTTTGATTTGGGACCTGGATACCGTTGTTAGTCAACATAATTACTACTGTTGTGAAACTTATCATATAGATATTGAAGTTAATTACTTGTTCAAGTAATTCATTAACTTAGAGGAGCTATTGCAATAAAAAGGAGTCGGGAATGTGGTCTGTTTGGTggaatttttctttcattttccgCTGCTTAATGATAATTATTTCATCGTAATAGTCACCAACTCATTGATTTCTGAACCGTTTGAGCCATCGCCTTTCATGCCAAGTGTCAATCAGGCTTTTGAAGAAGATTTCAGTGTGCCAGCTAACCAGCAACAGCGACAAGAACAGGACGCTGAACCTTCGAGCCCATTTCCTAGGAGTGAAAAAGAAAGTAGTGGAAGAGAGAACAGTGTAGCCAAAATAAGAGTAGTGGTATGGCATTTCTTTCGATCTTGTTACCTGGTTTCCCACTGCTTGGTTGTAATTCAAGCAATGGTCGTCATCACTGGAGAACtatacatatttacatatttattcaGGTAAGGAAGAGACCGCTGAATAAAAAGGAAACCGCTAAAAAGGAGGACGATATCATCACTGTCTCTAATAATTCTTTGACCGTTCACGAGATCAAATTGAAGGTTCGTGTGTGCGCTACATTAAAAGATAACATGACATCCATGATTCAGTTCAACGAGATGAAAGGTCATAGACCCTCTtcattttatgtttctttttctgATATTGAATGAAACTTAATCTTTGTTGGTGCAGGTGGATTTGACTGCATATATGGAAAAACATGAGTTTTGCTTTGATGCTGTTCTGGGTGAGCATGTTTCAAATGACGAGGTAATTTAATAGCCTTAAGGAATTGAAATCTACCGGCAACCCTAGTGGGGTGCGTTATTGTACTTCAAGATGCGAGATAACAtagattagttttaaaataaactaaccATGTGAACTTTAAATTATAGTCTAGCATTCCTGTTCGTCCACCTTTTTTCTAGTTTGATTTCCATTTTAAGCTGTGTTATATATTCTAAAGTTGTTTACTGTTCCCTTGATCAGGTGTATCGGGTCACGATAGAGCCAATTATTCCCACGATTTTTCAAAGAACCAAAGCTACCTGTTTTGCATATGGTCAAACAGGTACATAATTATACTTTTGCCATGGGAATTATTTCTTAGGTCAATGTTATTGTAATAAGTCTAGTATTCCTATCGCCTTTTACTTTATACTCGTTaatattatctttttgcttCTGTGACCTTGATAATGTTTTGCTTTAATTAGGTAGCGGTAAGACATTCACAATGAAACCACTGCCTATACGGGCCCGTTCAAGATCTTATGAGGATGTTGAGTCAACCAGTATATCGTGATCAGAGGCTTAAGTTGTGGCTCAGTTATTTCGAGATATATGGTGGAAAGCTCTACGATCTTCTCTCCGAGAGAAAGTTAGTGTTTCTTTTTCTGTTCTCATATCTTTTAAATGGCACATTTGgtattatgagtttttttttggaaaaatgcCGCTGGACAAAAACGTCAACAGCTTGAGCTGGCAcattcaaatttattttcttcatttgtATGCCATTGGACAttgtagtatatatatttactctTCTATCAGTCTCCATACTCTAATACTGTTTGCATGTTTTAGAAATGCATGTGAATAGTTGGCTGACTAATAAGTTGTTGCTGAGCAGGAAACTTTGTATGCGAGAAGATGGTAGACAACAAGTTTGCATTGTTGGCCTGCAAGAGTTTGAAGTTTCGGATATTCAAATCGTAAAGGATTATATCGATAAAGGGAGTGCTTCAAGGAGCACAGGATCAACTGGCGCCAATGAGGAATCTTCTAGATCACATGCTATTTTGCAGCTTGTTGTCAAAAAGCATGTGGAGGTGAAAGAAACTCGACgaaataataatgataataacGAATCACGAGGGAAAGTTGTTGGGAAGATTTCTTTCATTGATCTTGCTGGCAGTGAAAGAGGTGCAGACACCACAGACAATGACCGCCAGACAAGGTAAGATCATCTTTGTCATCTGTTAAAAGAGTATTGACCTCCCCATCTATGTAGAACTTAGGTTTAAAATGATTGTTTGGCCTCATGGATAAAGTAAATCTACCTTCTACCGTCAGGATGACTACTCTTGATCTGAACTGTTCTTTTTAACTATGGTTGTTTCTTAGGATTGAAGGTGCAGAAATCAATAAGAGTCTCTTAGCTCTCAAAGAATGTATCCGCGCGCTGGACAATGACCAGCTACATATTCCATTCCGTGGAAGCAAACTAACTGAAGTGCTCCGTGACTCATTTGTTGGAAACTCAAGAACTGTGATGATTTCTTGCATCTCTCCAAACGAAGGATCATGCGAACATACCCTAAATACATTAAGATACGCCGATCGGTATGTTTTTGATGAGCTAAAAACCTTTCTGAGATAACTCTCGGTTTCATCTCTTGAACTCATGTCTGTAATTTACTAATTTTACAACAGGGTTACAAGTCTATCTAAAAGTGGAAATAGCAAGAAGGATCAAACCTATAACTCGTTGCCGCCAGCTAATAAGGATGCGTCTTTGGCTTCTTCTCAACTAGCTTCAAACGATGCAGAAGATGTTTTTGAGCCTCCGCAGGAATATAATGCATAGGAGACAGGGAGAAGGGTAGAGAAAGACAACAGCTACTCTACTTCGGGTATTGAATTCAAGCAGCCTACAAATTACCCATCTTCATATCCGGTCAGCTTTAAAGAAGAAAGTGGAATTCTTTTGGCGGCGGCTCCACCAGTCAAAGGATTCAGTCATCTTCTTATTCTCAAGACGCTTCAGATCAGGAAGAAAAAGTGAAGAAGGTATCACCGACTCGTAGGAAAGTTCCCCGGGAGGAAAAACCAGAAAGATATCTAAACTTGTCAAAAAGAGATTCCATCAGTGCGTCTGATGTTCCTGCGACGATAAACTTCAGACAGCTCAATAGTACTACCGCCAGTCGGAACACGAACGATGGTTCTTCAAGGCAATATGAAACAATAACGGAGCCACCTTCTCCTGATGAAAACATCAGTGCACTGCTTGAGGTAATAACCCCATCTGGTTCCAGGGAATGTAATGAATTTTGCAAAATTAAGAAATCTGTACTGCGGTTTAATTATAATTGGGTTTTGATCTCTGGCAGGAGGAAGAGGCCTTAATTACAGCACACAGAAAAGAAATCGAGGATACGATGGAGATTGTTCGCGAGGTACAAAATAAAGCCATTCACCTACTTTGTTATTGGCTTATGTCTTTTGGTTATTGCAACATTGTATTGGGTTTGAGCAGGAAATGAAATTACTAGCGGAGGTGGATCGGCCAGGGAGCATGATTGACAACTATGTGACACAACTGAACTTTGCCTTGTCCCGTAAAGCAGCTGGGCTCGTAAGCCTTCAAGCCCGTCTAGCTCGGTTCCAACACCGTCTGAAAGAACAAGAGATCCTTAGCCGGAAGAGAGTTCCGCGCTAGAAAAAAAAGGGAATGAAGTTAGTTTTTGTTCCAGCCAGGTGATCTTTTCTTCTACTAATGCACACGACTCTTCCATCCTCATGTTTTTGTGAATTGGGgaatgtgtttttcttttcaatttgtttcattttgtgtttttttttgtcctttGTCAACATTTGTATCCAATGTCTTCTACAAACTTATTGATGATGAAATGTTGATTGAAGTTCGTTATACTGACTCTGACATAGTAGCAGTCATGTGGAACTCTTATACATAAAACAGTTCGTTGTATATTTGTAACACATTTGTGTACAGTATTTGGGGTAAATTGTGAAGCTCGTTTGTTTATGTGTCCTATCTGGTATAATAGTTGGTCGTGATACATAGAACATGGATGTCGTGTAGTTAAGATTAActctttttataaaagaaagtTAAAATTGAACCTGGTCGACACTTTCATAATTTGAAAACTTGTCATAAATATTTGGAAGAATATACTAtaaacagattaaaaaaaaaaaaaaaaggatgctAAAGATGACATTTTTGGTGGGTATTGGATAGACTTTCCATTGCCCAACATATTGGATAGACAAAAACATCCATGCACCATTCTCCtaataaatcgtcgtaaacaaaACTTTTCTCTGTTGATGTTTCTTGTAGCTCAAGGAATACACTATCTACAACAGTGCAAACCTAAATCATTGACGGTAATGCAATTCGTATTTGATTCCAAAGtcttaaaaaggaaaatattaaTGGCGTATTATTAAAACAAGTGAATGCATGCTAGTATTCCAAAGTCTTAAGAAAAACGACGCCATGAGATTGGTAAAACAAACGATATTCGATCAACCGAGGACGCCATCGTCCCCGCCTCCATCTCCGCCGTCGTCCCCGCTTCCATCTCCGCCGTCGTCCCCGCTTCCATCTCCGCCGTCGCCCCCGCCTCCATCTCCTCCCTGTTTCCCCATTTCTGCCGCAGCCTCAATCACCTCCAGAAAGTATTTCTCGAGAGACATCCGTGCTCTACGAGACTTGGCTCTCTCGTGAGCCGAACGGTTCTGCAGACGTTGACTCTGTCTTCGGTGGGGCACCTTAACTCCAAGGGCACGAGCAAGGAGAGCCGGGTCAACCTCCCCTAATGCAAGTATCCACGGCTGAGCCACCACCTCAAGAGCtgaacaaaagagagaaagagagtcaccaattagagagagagagagagagagagagattttttACCGGCGACCGGAGCCACGGCGACTGGAGCCACGGCGACATCTTCCTCCGCCTCCACCGGAATTGGAGGAGTAAGGAGAGCACGGAGAGCACGGAGACctgaacaaaagagagagagagagtcagagagagagagagagagagtcagagAGAGAGATCTTACCAGCGACAGCAGCTTCCTCCGCCTCCACCGGATTTGGAGGAGCAAAGAGAGCAAGGAGAGCCGGATCAATCTCCCCAAATGCTAGTATCAACGGCTGAAGTGGATCCGATCCACAACCTCAAGAGctgaacaaaagagagagagagagagtcaccaattagagagagagagagagagagagagagagagagagagatttcttACCGGCGACCGGAGCCACGGCGACGGGAGCCACCGCGACGGGAGCCACCGCGACTGGAGCCACGGCGACTGGAGCCACGGCGACTGGAGCCACGGCGACATCTTCCTCCGCCTCCACCGGAATTGGAGGAGTAAGGAGAGCACGGAGACctgaacaaaagagagagagagaatcaccAAGTCAccacgagagagagagagagagagagagagatcttacCGGCGACAGCTTCCTCCGCCTCCACACGATTTGGAGCCATCACGACGGCGACAGCTTCCTCCGCCTCCACCGGATGTGGAGCTTCAAAAAAAGACGCGAGTTAACGATATTTACACCAAGGAAGAGGATATATAAGATCTGTACGCACGTACCTTCTTCCACGCTCGTACGCATGATGACTGCTGATGAGTCACCAGCAGCTTCTTCAGCAAACGCATCCTTCAAGTTGCTCATCTTTTTTGGATTCAATCGAAAGAGAGAATtgctctgtttttcttttcagaGGGAAAAGTTTTACTAACCGCTTTCATTTGTCTCTCTCATGCTCACGCGTTTTATTGCTCGATACATCTTTTTTGGCACGCGCTCgatacatctttttttttgcacgCGCTCGGTACGGACCTTTTTGTTTCTTGCATGACAcgcacactttttttttttttttttaaatgcagaCAATAAAGACTAATGTGGATCCTTTTAGATTTTGCAAAACAATTTAGTATGGAAAATGATATGACGTGAGGGCAGTGAAACTATAGTTTTCAACTTTAAACGTCTAACCAATGCTGCTGGTTTCTGATAGCTAGCCAAAATGGTCCACTTCTAAGCTAATACATGATCAGTATTTTTGGGGGGTGTGGAAAGATCGACATGCTAGCTCATACTCTCATTTTGCAGTTGACGAGT
This Brassica napus cultivar Da-Ae chromosome C6, Da-Ae, whole genome shotgun sequence DNA region includes the following protein-coding sequences:
- the LOC111198805 gene encoding proline-rich protein 27 isoform X2, with product MSNLKDAFAEEAAGDSSAVIMRTSVEEAPHPVEAEEAVAVVMAPNRVEAEEAVAGLRALLTPPIPVEAEEDVAVAPVAVAPVAVAPVAVAPVAVAPVAVAPVAALEVVDRIHFSR
- the LOC111198805 gene encoding proline-rich protein 27 isoform X1; its protein translation is MSNLKDAFAEEAAGDSSAVIMRTSVEEAPHPVEAEEAVAVVMAPNRVEAEEAVAGLRALLTPPIPVEAEEDVAVAPVAVAPVAVAPVAVAPVAVAPVAVAPVAGKKSLSLSLSLSLSL